The Ensifer adhaerens genome contains a region encoding:
- a CDS encoding multicopper oxidase family protein — MKRREFLGGLMSGVVVAASGAILQPNKSWADTSKATASSAGTRSLAITKRVIEVNGKAADVFGLVQPDGAVGLTLDADATFDVTLSIQGGEATLIHWHGLAPPWNMDGVPDNPAALLKATETRHYAFPVGPGGTHWMHAHTLQEQNLLAAPLIVQSADDRQRVEQEVVILLHDFSFTPAEELLAKLKGSSRGHGMDHGAMMQGMASNMHGGHMSGMAMPGMAAMDLNDIEYDAYLANDRTLDDPEVVRVENGGRVRLRIINGATATAFTIDTGALTGQLIAVDGQPVQPVSGTRFPISMGQRLDIRLELPKSAEAYPILALREGAEHRTGIILAPAGAKISRIASRGKDRGPVVGLELEQQLVAAVPLAVRPADRRFELTLTGSMSGYDWRIEGGDSLNVREGERIEVVMRNMSMMSHPMHLHGHHFQVVDIGGKAFAGAVRDTVLVPPMGSVSVVFDANNPGRWPLHCHHLYHMASGMMSFVAYA, encoded by the coding sequence ATGAAACGCCGTGAATTCCTGGGCGGACTGATGTCGGGCGTCGTGGTCGCCGCATCGGGTGCCATCTTACAACCAAACAAAAGCTGGGCTGATACCAGCAAGGCAACTGCCTCGAGCGCGGGCACCCGCTCGCTTGCGATCACGAAGCGTGTGATCGAGGTGAACGGCAAGGCCGCCGACGTCTTTGGGCTTGTCCAGCCGGATGGCGCTGTCGGACTGACGCTCGACGCCGACGCAACGTTTGACGTCACCCTTTCAATTCAAGGCGGGGAAGCAACGCTCATCCACTGGCATGGGCTCGCGCCGCCATGGAATATGGACGGCGTGCCGGACAACCCCGCAGCGCTTCTGAAGGCAACAGAAACCCGGCACTACGCGTTTCCGGTCGGGCCCGGCGGTACGCACTGGATGCACGCGCATACGCTGCAGGAGCAGAACCTGCTTGCCGCGCCTCTGATCGTGCAGAGCGCCGACGACCGCCAGCGCGTCGAGCAGGAAGTTGTCATCCTGCTGCATGACTTCTCCTTCACGCCTGCCGAAGAATTGCTCGCCAAACTGAAGGGATCGTCACGCGGTCACGGAATGGACCACGGTGCGATGATGCAGGGAATGGCGTCCAATATGCACGGCGGCCACATGTCCGGAATGGCAATGCCAGGTATGGCCGCCATGGATCTGAACGACATCGAATATGACGCCTATCTCGCCAATGACCGGACGCTCGACGACCCTGAAGTCGTCAGGGTCGAGAACGGAGGACGCGTCCGCCTGCGCATCATCAATGGCGCGACGGCCACCGCCTTCACGATCGACACCGGCGCACTCACCGGACAGTTGATCGCCGTCGACGGACAGCCGGTGCAGCCGGTTTCAGGGACGCGCTTCCCGATCTCCATGGGCCAACGGCTCGATATCCGCCTCGAGCTTCCAAAGTCCGCCGAGGCCTATCCGATCCTCGCGCTACGCGAGGGTGCCGAGCATCGCACCGGCATCATCCTTGCGCCGGCCGGCGCCAAGATCTCAAGGATCGCATCGCGTGGAAAGGATCGTGGACCGGTCGTTGGGCTAGAACTCGAACAGCAACTCGTGGCCGCCGTGCCGCTTGCCGTTCGTCCCGCCGATCGAAGGTTCGAGCTAACCCTGACGGGCAGCATGAGCGGCTACGACTGGCGGATCGAGGGCGGCGACAGCCTCAATGTCCGCGAAGGGGAAAGGATCGAGGTCGTCATGCGCAACATGTCGATGATGTCCCACCCAATGCATTTGCACGGGCACCACTTCCAGGTGGTCGACATCGGTGGGAAGGCATTCGCGGGCGCTGTGCGGGACACCGTTCTCGTGCCGCCGATGGGGAGCGTCAGCGTAGTGTTCGACGCCAACAATCCGGGCCGCTGGCCGCTCCACTGCCATCACCTCTATCACATGGCATCGGGAATGATGTCCTTCGTCGCCTACGCGTAA
- a CDS encoding cytochrome c gives MCPNAVRWSGFIFTAISVVAFSAASAQAGDDVVHERQQDMKAMAAAAKNIDAMFKDTSPYDAKAFKVAAETIRAHSGERLSKLFSSPVVAEGSKATANIDTERPAFDTLAAELGAYAAALSAAAERNPEVLAPEMRMRGGDTKMGGPLAKRKSAALDPMSMPAEHAFHTMLQVCTSCHAKFRAKDN, from the coding sequence ATGTGTCCGAATGCGGTTAGATGGTCAGGTTTCATTTTCACAGCGATTTCGGTTGTGGCTTTCTCGGCCGCTTCCGCACAGGCTGGCGATGACGTCGTCCATGAAAGGCAGCAGGATATGAAGGCGATGGCTGCTGCCGCCAAGAACATCGATGCCATGTTCAAAGACACATCACCTTACGACGCGAAGGCGTTCAAGGTCGCTGCCGAAACCATTCGAGCCCATTCAGGCGAACGACTATCGAAACTGTTCAGCAGTCCTGTCGTCGCCGAGGGCTCGAAGGCCACCGCCAACATCGACACTGAGCGACCGGCATTCGACACGTTGGCGGCTGAGCTTGGCGCCTACGCCGCGGCGCTCTCCGCTGCGGCGGAGCGCAACCCGGAGGTTCTTGCCCCTGAAATGCGGATGCGGGGCGGCGATACGAAGATGGGAGGGCCGCTCGCCAAGAGAAAGTCGGCGGCCCTCGACCCGATGTCCATGCCCGCCGAGCATGCCTTCCACACAATGCTGCAGGTCTGCACTTCCTGCCACGCCAAGTTCCGCGCGAAGGACAACTAA
- a CDS encoding heavy-metal-associated domain-containing protein translates to MHHLNIPDMTCGHCAGAVEKAVKSVDPNAKVAIDLEAKSASIDSQIASDAFVAAIEEAGYQASFKKSCCSHVG, encoded by the coding sequence ATGCACCATCTCAACATCCCCGACATGACTTGCGGACACTGCGCCGGCGCAGTCGAAAAGGCCGTGAAGTCGGTCGACCCCAACGCCAAAGTCGCTATAGATCTCGAGGCCAAGTCCGCGTCGATCGATTCGCAGATCGCCTCCGACGCCTTCGTTGCTGCGATCGAGGAAGCCGGCTACCAGGCTTCCTTCAAGAAATCCTGCTGCAGCCACGTCGGGTGA
- the chrA gene encoding chromate efflux transporter, which translates to MKASAKTLHEQVTRPPQGTPAEVFGAFLKLGLTSFGGPIAHLGYFRDELVVRRKWIDEAGYADLVALCQFLPGPASSQVGFALGLLRGGPLGALAAWAAFTLPSALLLVIFALAATSFDGPIGTGLLHGLKIVAVAVVAQAVWGMTKSLTPDRERASIAVACVLIVVFAAGAIGQIAAITFGAIAGTVLCRNGPAAGSTHLTFHVGRPVGIICLVTFFVLLGALPIAAGISKSWGLFDAFYRSGSLVFGGGHVVLPLLQAEVVAPGWVSNDAFLAGYGAAQAVPGPLFTFAAYLGAVMGPEPNGILGAGICLVAVFLPGFLLLVGALPFWDNFRKRPIAQAAMRGANAAVVGILGAALYSPVFTSAVLNAHDFALALTAFILLVVWKAPPWVVVALTAVGGTLLRSF; encoded by the coding sequence GTGAAAGCATCGGCGAAAACACTGCATGAACAGGTGACAAGACCTCCCCAAGGTACGCCGGCCGAAGTCTTCGGCGCCTTTTTGAAGCTCGGGCTGACATCGTTTGGCGGGCCGATCGCTCATCTTGGCTATTTCCGCGACGAATTGGTGGTGCGTCGCAAGTGGATCGACGAGGCCGGTTATGCTGATCTCGTCGCGCTTTGCCAGTTTCTGCCCGGTCCCGCCTCAAGTCAGGTCGGCTTTGCTCTCGGCCTCCTGCGCGGTGGCCCGCTCGGCGCACTCGCCGCCTGGGCCGCGTTCACACTACCGTCTGCCCTCCTGCTGGTCATTTTTGCATTGGCGGCCACGTCCTTTGATGGCCCGATTGGAACGGGCCTGCTGCACGGACTGAAGATTGTTGCCGTCGCGGTCGTGGCGCAGGCCGTGTGGGGCATGACAAAGAGCCTCACTCCGGATCGCGAACGCGCCAGCATTGCCGTTGCTTGCGTGTTGATCGTCGTGTTTGCGGCGGGAGCGATCGGGCAAATCGCGGCGATCACATTTGGCGCAATCGCCGGCACCGTGCTGTGTCGCAACGGCCCGGCGGCGGGATCCACACACTTGACTTTCCACGTTGGCCGGCCAGTCGGCATCATTTGCCTCGTAACCTTCTTCGTTTTGCTCGGTGCTCTCCCGATTGCTGCGGGCATCTCAAAGAGTTGGGGGCTGTTCGATGCCTTCTATCGGTCCGGTTCTCTCGTCTTTGGCGGCGGGCATGTGGTGTTGCCGCTGCTCCAGGCGGAAGTGGTCGCTCCGGGTTGGGTTTCCAACGATGCCTTCCTCGCCGGTTATGGCGCGGCGCAGGCAGTCCCAGGGCCGCTTTTTACCTTTGCCGCCTATCTTGGTGCGGTCATGGGGCCGGAACCCAACGGCATTCTCGGCGCAGGCATTTGCCTCGTTGCGGTTTTCCTGCCCGGCTTCCTGCTGCTCGTCGGCGCCCTTCCGTTTTGGGACAACTTTCGCAAACGGCCCATCGCTCAGGCTGCAATGCGCGGCGCGAACGCCGCCGTGGTCGGGATATTGGGAGCGGCACTTTACAGCCCGGTCTTTACAAGCGCCGTATTGAACGCCCACGATTTCGCGCTGGCGCTGACGGCATTCATCCTGCTCGTGGTGTGGAAGGCGCCACCGTGGGTCGTTGTGGCGTTGACGGCCGTAGGTGGCACTCTGCTGCGCTCTTTCTGA
- a CDS encoding TetR/AcrR family transcriptional regulator has translation MSAAKPRGAKEETAKLAGRMTREAWIDAGIDALIEEGIANVKIQVMAKKLDVSRSSFYWFFADLQALHRELLEYWLTKNTSPIIERSLRPAATVTKAVCHIFECWVDPSLFDPRLDAAVRSWGQVDAVVRGVVDQADDQRIDAITRMFLRYGYPDEEAFIRARVLYFTQVGHFTLGIRDGREMRLRLLRPYLLSFTGRLPAEEEVESFTAVMRRVQPES, from the coding sequence GTGAGTGCAGCAAAGCCCCGTGGGGCAAAAGAGGAAACCGCGAAACTGGCTGGCCGCATGACGCGCGAGGCTTGGATCGATGCCGGTATTGACGCTCTGATCGAAGAGGGTATCGCCAATGTAAAGATCCAGGTGATGGCCAAGAAGCTCGATGTTTCCCGGTCGAGTTTCTACTGGTTTTTTGCCGATCTGCAGGCGCTGCATCGGGAACTACTGGAATACTGGCTCACAAAGAATACCAGCCCGATTATCGAGCGGTCGTTGCGTCCGGCGGCCACCGTAACGAAGGCTGTTTGCCACATCTTCGAGTGCTGGGTCGACCCGTCGCTGTTCGACCCGCGGCTCGATGCGGCCGTCAGATCCTGGGGCCAGGTGGACGCTGTGGTTCGCGGCGTGGTCGACCAGGCGGACGATCAACGCATCGATGCAATCACCCGCATGTTTCTGCGATACGGGTACCCCGACGAAGAGGCGTTCATCCGCGCCCGCGTGCTCTACTTCACGCAAGTGGGCCACTTCACGCTCGGCATACGCGATGGCCGCGAAATGCGATTGCGGTTGCTCCGCCCCTATCTTCTCAGCTTCACCGGGCGGCTCCCTGCCGAAGAAGAAGTCGAGTCCTTCACCGCCGTCATGCGACGTGTTCAGCCCGAGAGCTGA
- a CDS encoding sarcosine oxidase subunit beta family protein, giving the protein MTRRYSAFALFKEGLNAQKGWQKAWRSPEQKPRYDILIIGGGGHGLATAYYLAKNHNIRNIAVIEKGWLGGGNTGRNTTVVRSNYFFPESTALYEMALRLYETLGRDLNYNIMLSQRGIITLAHSEAEMEMAARTVNAMQINGTDAELFDVEDVRRVLPLINLSPEARYPVFGGVWQGRAGTARHDAVAWGYARAADRLGVDIIQSCEVEEFLVEGGRCRGVRTSRGEIRADRVGMVVAGNSSHLAAKAGFRLPITSYALQACVSEPIKPALDTVVLSPATGTYASQSDKGELVIGGGLDRVPSYGQRGNLPVLEHVVSGLLEMFPSFRQLRLMRQWAGIVDVTPDSSPILGESPLPGLFLNCGWGTGGFKAIPAGGTLLAHLLATGKHHDVSRPFDLERFARGRLIDEAAGSGIAH; this is encoded by the coding sequence ATGACGCGGCGCTATTCCGCTTTTGCGCTCTTCAAGGAAGGTCTCAACGCCCAAAAAGGCTGGCAGAAGGCCTGGCGCTCTCCCGAGCAAAAGCCGCGCTATGACATCCTGATCATTGGTGGCGGCGGTCACGGGCTTGCAACCGCCTACTACCTCGCCAAGAACCACAACATCCGAAACATTGCGGTCATCGAGAAGGGGTGGCTTGGTGGCGGCAACACCGGGCGCAACACGACGGTCGTCCGGTCGAACTACTTTTTCCCCGAAAGCACCGCGCTCTACGAAATGGCGCTCCGCCTCTATGAGACGCTGGGGCGCGACCTCAACTACAACATCATGCTCTCCCAGCGCGGCATCATCACCTTGGCGCACAGCGAGGCCGAGATGGAAATGGCCGCGCGCACGGTCAATGCCATGCAGATCAACGGTACGGACGCCGAGCTTTTCGACGTCGAGGACGTGCGCCGGGTGCTGCCGCTGATCAATCTATCGCCTGAGGCGCGCTATCCGGTCTTCGGCGGGGTCTGGCAGGGAAGGGCCGGGACGGCGCGACACGACGCCGTCGCCTGGGGATACGCGCGCGCAGCCGACCGGCTGGGCGTCGACATCATCCAGTCCTGTGAGGTCGAGGAATTCCTCGTGGAGGGCGGTCGCTGCCGCGGCGTGAGGACCAGCCGCGGCGAAATCCGGGCAGACCGCGTCGGCATGGTCGTGGCCGGCAATTCCTCGCATCTCGCCGCCAAGGCAGGGTTTCGGCTGCCGATCACGTCCTACGCGCTGCAGGCCTGTGTTTCCGAGCCGATCAAGCCGGCGCTCGACACGGTCGTGCTCTCTCCTGCAACCGGCACCTATGCGAGCCAGTCGGACAAGGGCGAACTCGTGATCGGCGGCGGCCTCGACCGGGTCCCGTCTTACGGGCAGCGTGGCAATCTTCCAGTGCTCGAACACGTCGTTTCGGGCCTGCTCGAAATGTTTCCGAGCTTCCGGCAGCTCCGGTTGATGCGGCAATGGGCGGGCATCGTCGATGTAACGCCGGACTCGTCACCGATCCTTGGGGAGAGCCCGCTGCCGGGCCTCTTTCTGAATTGCGGTTGGGGAACGGGCGGCTTCAAGGCGATCCCCGCCGGCGGCACGCTGCTTGCCCATCTGCTGGCCACGGGAAAACACCACGACGTCAGCCGCCCGTTTGATCTTGAGCGCTTTGCGCGCGGGCGTCTGATCGATGAAGCGGCCGGCTCCGGCATCGCGCACTAG
- a CDS encoding sarcosine oxidase subunit delta, protein MQLFPCPFCGPRNESEFHFGGDAGNQRPEGFRDVTDGQWTAYLHERNNPKGPANEIWMHLTCGEVFRMERDTVHHRVMRSMALVEGGGDDGMAH, encoded by the coding sequence ATGCAGCTTTTTCCATGCCCGTTCTGTGGCCCAAGGAACGAGAGCGAATTTCACTTCGGTGGCGACGCCGGCAATCAGCGCCCGGAAGGTTTTCGCGATGTGACCGACGGTCAATGGACCGCCTATCTGCATGAGCGCAACAACCCGAAGGGGCCGGCAAACGAAATCTGGATGCACCTGACCTGCGGCGAAGTGTTTCGCATGGAGCGCGACACCGTTCACCACCGGGTGATGCGGTCGATGGCGTTGGTGGAAGGAGGCGGCGATGACGGCATGGCGCACTGA
- a CDS encoding 2Fe-2S iron-sulfur cluster-binding protein, with the protein MTAWRTEDGTAIDRTRPLRFTFDGRAVEGFAGDTVASALLANGVTVVGRSFKYHRPRGLWGAGVEEPNALVDIAGGMPNSRATRILAEDGMVVRSVNADPSAEKDRHAFLDAFSRFIPAAFYYKTFMFPDWHRFEPRIRQMAGLGTLDTNAEGPWLSEQINHHCDVLVIGAGPWGLAAARSALRSGRRVVLCDDGARAGGSLLFRKGEIEGKPGADWAADVVLELERAGAIVLAGTTAFGIYDHGLVGLNQRGTDGTPDRLYRVRAKSIVLATGAIERPLPFGNNDLPGIMSAEAALVYLRRFGVAAGRKVVVATNNGLAYETAEALAAVGADVTVVDYRMNGPTPAGSRVLRGLTVRSARGKGAVSAVALSDGSTLEADTVLVSGGFTPTVHLYCQAQGKLDWRDDILAFVPGRPVTGVEVIGAAAGDFSLPPELAGDVEDDLDIVAAWPKPDAKERVWIDLQNDVTAKDVELAVRENFVSVEHLKRYTTLGMATDQGKTSNVNGLALMAELTGRRIPEVGTTTYRPPFTPVPLASFAGARSGTRMNPLRRLPLEKEHRAEDAVFREYGGWLRPAFYGAGSPEEHIQAEASAARNGVALFDGSPLGKIEVLGPDAASFLDFIYYNTVSTLGVGRCRYGFILTEAGNVYDDGVLVRLDANRFMVSCSSSHVAGIHALLEEWRQDRFDRRRVFIHDATAEMATLTVTGPRARSLLETIGLGVSLDDMALPHMAVASGTSEGVPVRVARISFTGERSYEISVPADHAGRLWARLRREGAAFGATLLGLEALMILRAEKGYIVIGKDTDGTSRPMDFGLTAPLEKKKVEFIGRRSLLTEDAQRPDRRQFVGLETVDGKGVLPTGAHGIERHSGGIRSAGFVTSSYFSPVLQRPIALGLIERGLSRMGEIVEFQHLRELRRARIVAPCAFDADGGRLHA; encoded by the coding sequence ATGACGGCATGGCGCACTGAAGACGGAACGGCCATCGACAGGACACGACCGTTGCGCTTCACCTTCGATGGTCGGGCGGTCGAAGGGTTTGCCGGGGATACGGTTGCTTCGGCGCTGCTGGCCAATGGCGTGACCGTTGTTGGCCGCAGTTTCAAGTACCATCGCCCGCGCGGCCTCTGGGGCGCAGGTGTCGAGGAACCAAACGCGCTCGTCGACATTGCCGGGGGCATGCCGAACAGCCGGGCGACACGGATCCTTGCCGAGGATGGCATGGTGGTCCGCAGCGTCAACGCCGATCCGAGCGCCGAGAAGGACCGTCATGCCTTCCTCGATGCGTTCTCGCGCTTCATACCTGCCGCCTTCTACTACAAGACCTTCATGTTTCCCGACTGGCATCGGTTCGAGCCGCGCATCCGGCAGATGGCTGGCCTCGGCACTCTGGACACAAATGCCGAGGGGCCATGGCTTTCCGAGCAAATCAACCACCATTGCGACGTGCTGGTGATCGGCGCGGGGCCTTGGGGCCTTGCCGCGGCGCGTAGCGCCTTGCGCTCCGGGCGACGCGTCGTGCTCTGCGACGACGGTGCGCGTGCCGGCGGCAGCCTGCTCTTCCGCAAGGGGGAGATCGAGGGAAAGCCGGGAGCAGACTGGGCCGCGGATGTCGTTCTGGAACTGGAACGGGCCGGTGCGATCGTGCTGGCTGGCACTACGGCCTTCGGCATCTATGATCACGGCCTGGTTGGCCTGAACCAACGGGGCACTGACGGTACGCCGGACCGGCTTTACCGGGTGCGCGCGAAATCGATCGTGCTTGCGACCGGCGCCATCGAGCGGCCGCTGCCCTTCGGCAACAATGATCTGCCCGGCATCATGTCTGCGGAGGCAGCACTGGTCTATCTTCGCCGCTTCGGCGTTGCCGCCGGCCGCAAGGTGGTGGTCGCGACCAACAACGGACTTGCCTATGAGACGGCGGAGGCGCTCGCTGCCGTCGGCGCCGACGTCACCGTCGTAGACTATCGGATGAACGGTCCAACTCCGGCGGGCTCCCGCGTATTGAGGGGGCTCACGGTTCGATCTGCGCGCGGCAAGGGGGCGGTCAGCGCCGTCGCGCTTTCGGACGGCAGTACGCTAGAGGCCGATACAGTTCTTGTCTCCGGCGGTTTTACGCCGACCGTGCATCTCTATTGCCAGGCGCAGGGCAAGCTCGACTGGCGCGACGACATCCTCGCTTTCGTGCCCGGCCGCCCGGTCACAGGTGTGGAGGTGATCGGCGCTGCGGCGGGTGATTTTTCGCTTCCACCGGAGCTTGCTGGTGATGTCGAGGATGACCTTGATATCGTTGCTGCCTGGCCGAAACCCGATGCCAAGGAGCGGGTCTGGATCGATCTCCAGAACGATGTCACGGCCAAGGACGTGGAACTGGCCGTCCGGGAGAATTTCGTTTCGGTCGAGCACCTGAAGCGCTACACCACGCTCGGCATGGCGACCGACCAGGGCAAGACCTCCAACGTCAACGGCCTGGCATTGATGGCTGAGTTGACCGGCAGACGTATTCCGGAGGTCGGCACGACCACCTATCGCCCGCCGTTCACCCCGGTGCCGCTCGCCTCCTTTGCGGGCGCCCGTTCGGGCACACGGATGAACCCGTTGCGCCGGTTGCCGCTTGAAAAGGAACATCGAGCCGAAGATGCGGTGTTTCGCGAATATGGCGGCTGGCTCCGTCCGGCCTTCTATGGAGCCGGTTCTCCGGAGGAACATATCCAGGCAGAAGCCAGTGCGGCTCGCAACGGCGTGGCGCTCTTCGACGGTTCGCCTCTGGGCAAGATCGAGGTTCTCGGACCGGATGCGGCATCCTTCCTTGATTTCATCTATTACAACACCGTGTCGACCCTTGGGGTCGGGCGGTGCCGCTACGGCTTCATCCTGACCGAGGCCGGCAATGTCTATGATGACGGGGTTCTCGTCCGGCTGGACGCGAACCGGTTCATGGTCTCCTGCTCATCGTCCCATGTCGCCGGGATCCATGCGCTCCTCGAGGAATGGCGACAGGATCGCTTCGACCGCCGGCGGGTGTTCATCCACGATGCGACTGCCGAGATGGCAACGCTCACTGTCACTGGCCCGCGCGCGCGGTCCCTTCTGGAAACGATAGGCCTTGGGGTCTCGCTCGACGACATGGCCTTGCCACATATGGCGGTCGCGTCCGGCACCTCCGAAGGCGTGCCGGTGCGGGTCGCGCGCATCAGCTTCACCGGCGAGCGTTCCTATGAGATTTCCGTGCCAGCCGACCATGCTGGCAGGCTCTGGGCGCGATTGCGTCGGGAAGGCGCGGCCTTCGGGGCGACGTTGCTCGGCCTCGAAGCCTTGATGATCCTGCGCGCGGAGAAAGGTTACATCGTCATAGGCAAGGATACGGACGGCACAAGCCGGCCGATGGATTTCGGCCTGACGGCGCCACTTGAGAAGAAAAAGGTCGAATTCATCGGCCGCCGTTCGCTGCTCACGGAGGATGCGCAGCGTCCGGATCGCCGTCAATTCGTCGGGCTTGAAACGGTCGACGGCAAGGGTGTGCTACCGACCGGCGCGCACGGGATCGAACGCCATTCGGGCGGGATCCGCAGTGCCGGTTTTGTCACATCAAGCTACTTCAGTCCTGTGTTGCAGCGGCCGATCGCACTTGGGCTTATCGAGCGTGGCCTTTCCCGAATGGGAGAGATCGTCGAGTTTCAGCATCTGCGGGAACTGCGTCGCGCCCGCATTGTCGCCCCTTGCGCTTTCGATGCGGATGGAGGTCGTCTCCATGCTTGA
- a CDS encoding branched-chain amino acid ABC transporter substrate-binding protein, producing the protein MRRVLIIGTALGLLMGTAARADDLTFAVAGPLTGPLATIGDQFRQGAQAAADAINAKGGVLGRQIKLQFEDDQCDPKQAVSVANRIAASGIGFVDGHACSGSSIPASAVYAENGTLMMSPASSNPVMTDDAADKGWTNIMRLYTRDDAQGAFIGPWIAKEYAGKNVAVLHDKTAYGQGVANAVRATMNESGLKEVLYEGINAGEKDYNALVTKLKDAKADVVYFGGYHPEAGLILRQAAEQKYQFQLIMPDSIASPEFWQVAGAAGEGTLFVFPSDPQAKPEAKEAVAKIQAGGFKPEGFTLFSYAVIQAFAQGIERAGSDDPTKVAEALKNGQPIDTVVGSVAFDAKGDLKDASYDINRWSNGAYAPIAK; encoded by the coding sequence ATGAGAAGAGTTCTGATTATCGGCACGGCCCTTGGCCTGCTTATGGGGACGGCTGCGCGCGCCGATGACCTGACGTTTGCCGTGGCAGGTCCCCTGACCGGGCCCCTCGCCACGATTGGTGACCAGTTCCGGCAGGGTGCTCAGGCGGCTGCGGACGCCATCAACGCCAAGGGTGGCGTGCTTGGCCGCCAGATCAAGCTGCAGTTCGAAGACGACCAGTGTGATCCGAAGCAGGCCGTCTCGGTTGCCAACCGGATCGCGGCAAGTGGCATCGGCTTCGTCGATGGGCATGCCTGCTCGGGCTCCAGCATTCCGGCCTCGGCGGTCTATGCCGAAAACGGCACGCTGATGATGAGCCCTGCCTCGTCCAATCCGGTCATGACGGACGACGCGGCGGACAAGGGCTGGACCAACATCATGCGCCTCTACACCCGTGACGACGCACAGGGCGCCTTCATCGGCCCGTGGATCGCCAAGGAATATGCCGGCAAGAACGTCGCCGTCCTGCATGACAAGACGGCCTATGGTCAGGGCGTTGCCAATGCGGTGCGCGCCACGATGAACGAGAGCGGTCTCAAGGAAGTCCTTTATGAGGGCATCAATGCGGGCGAGAAGGACTACAACGCGCTCGTGACGAAACTGAAGGACGCCAAGGCCGATGTCGTCTATTTCGGCGGATACCATCCGGAAGCCGGCCTGATCCTGCGTCAGGCCGCCGAGCAGAAGTATCAATTCCAGCTGATCATGCCGGACTCGATCGCATCGCCGGAATTCTGGCAGGTCGCGGGCGCGGCGGGCGAGGGCACGCTCTTCGTCTTCCCGTCCGATCCCCAGGCCAAACCTGAAGCAAAGGAAGCCGTGGCAAAGATACAGGCCGGCGGCTTCAAGCCGGAAGGCTTCACGCTGTTCTCCTATGCGGTCATTCAGGCCTTCGCGCAGGGCATCGAGCGTGCCGGTTCGGACGATCCGACAAAGGTCGCCGAGGCGCTGAAGAACGGCCAGCCGATCGACACCGTGGTTGGCTCGGTGGCCTTCGACGCAAAGGGCGACCTGAAGGATGCCAGCTACGACATCAACCGCTGGAGTAACGGCGCCTACGCACCGATCGCCAAGTAA